The following proteins come from a genomic window of Cuculus canorus isolate bCucCan1 chromosome 29, bCucCan1.pri, whole genome shotgun sequence:
- the LOC104055080 gene encoding aquaporin-2 has product MWELRSVAFTRAVFAEFLATLVFILFGLGSALNWPSASSPSILQIALAFGLAIGTLVQALGHISGAHINPAVTVACLIGSQVSFLRAVFYVVAQLLGGVVGAAILHEITPSDSREGLAINKLHNETTTGQAVTVELFLTFQLVLCIFASTDERREDNLGSPALSIGLSVAVGHLLGIRYTGCSMNPARSFAPAVIVGDFSDHWVFWVGPLVGAAAASIIYNYILFPQAKTFSERLAIFKGFEPEEDWAEREVRRRQSVELHSPQTSPRGMSEKV; this is encoded by the exons ATGTGGGAACTGCGATCCGTAGCCTTCACCCGGGCTGTCTTTGCAGAATTTCTGGCGACTTTGGTCTTCATCCTCTTCGGCCTGGGCTCTGCTCTGAACTGGCCCTCAGCTTCCTCCCCAAGCATCCTTCAAATCGCGCTGGCTTTTGGTTTGGCCATCGGCACGCTGGTCCAAGCCCTGGGGCACATCAGTGGAGCCCACATCAACCCAGCAGTGACGGTGGCTTGCCTCATCGGCTCCCAAGTCTCCTTCCTCCGTGCGGTCTTCTACGTGGTGGCCCAGCTCCTGGGGGGAGTGGTCGGTGCTGCCATCCTACACGAGATCACCCCTTCCGACTCCCGAGAAGGCTTGGCCATCAACAAG cTGCACAACGAGACGACGACGGGGCAGGCGGTGACCGTCGAGCTCTTCCTCACCTTCCAGCTGGTCCTCTGCATCTTTGCTTCTACTGACGAACGCCGGGAGGACAACCTGGGCTCTCCTGCCCTGTCCATTGGCCTTTCTGTTGCTGTGGGACACCTCCTTGGG ATCCGTTACACCGGTTGCTCCATGAATCCAGCCAGATCCTTCGCTCCTGCTGTGATAGTCGGAGACTTCAGTGACCACTGG GTCTTCTGGGTGGGACCGCTGGTTGGGGCAGCCGCAGCCTCCATCATCTACAACTACATCCTCTTCCCACAAGCCAAAACCTTCTCAGAGAGACTCGCCATCTTCAAAGGCTTCGAGCCGGAGGAGGACTGGGCAGAGCGCGAGGTCCGCCGGCGGCAATCAGTGGAGCTCCACTCCCCACAGACCTCGCCGAGAGGGATGTCTGAGAAGGTGTAG